The following are from one region of the Corylus avellana chromosome ca1, CavTom2PMs-1.0 genome:
- the LOC132191459 gene encoding uncharacterized protein LOC132191459, translated as MALFTSISTTPLSISAPIHHRPLYDRLRFSCPCAALSSSSPSSHEPRPPLPTPPSDTKLPSATSSSKPFVVEPSRPPDSGLNYAFANPKGNPFAGFLRSTESSIERAIFDFRFLALLAVGGSLAGSLLCFLNGCVYIGEAYKIYWSSCVKGIHTGQMVLRLVEAIDVYLAGTVMLIFGMGLYGLFISNVSPDVPSSIDRALKGSSLFGMFALKERPKWMKISSLDELKTKVGHVIVMILLVKMFERSKMVKITTGVDLLSYSVCIFLSSASLYILHNLHRAD; from the exons ATGGCTCTCTTCACTTCCATCTCCACCACACCACTCTCCATCTCCGCCCCGATTCACCACCGCCCGTTATACGATCGGCTGCGCTTTTCATGTCCATGTGCTGCTTTGAGCTCCTCCTCACCATCGTCCCATGAGCCAAGACCACCACTACCGACACCACCAAGTGACACCAAACTTCCATCCGCTACTTCTTCATCAAAGCCCTTTGTGGTTGAGCCCTCTAGACCGCCTGACTCGGGCCTCAACTACGCATTCGCTAACCCGAAAGGCAACCCATTTGCCGGGTTCCTTCGATCCACTGAGTCGTCCATTGAGAGG GCAATTTTTGACTTCCGCTTCTTGGCACTTTTGGCTGTTGGAGGCTCGTTGGCTGGTTCTCTGCTGTGCTTTCTCAAT GGATGTGTTTATATTGGAGAGGCATATAAAATTTACTGGTCAAGCTGTGTCAAAGGGATTCACACGGGACAGATGGTTCTGCGACTAGTTGAAGCTATTG ATGTTTATCTTGCTGGAACTGTCATGTTAATATTCGGCATGGGCTTATATGGATTATTTATCAGTAATGTGTCCCCTGATGTGCCTTCCTCTATTGATCGTGCCCTCAAGGGATCTTCTTTGTTCGGAATGTTTGCTCTCAAG GAGAGGCCTAAATGGATGAAAATTAGCTCACTTGATGAATTAAAGACAAAAGTGGGACACGTTATCGTCATGATTCTTTTAGTTAAGATGTTTGAGAGAAGCAAGATGGTAAAAATCACCACTGGTGTGgatctactaagttattctgTATGCATCTTCTTATCATCTGCCTCTTTGTACATCCTTCATAATCTGCACAGAGCAGATTAG
- the LOC132180344 gene encoding RNA polymerase sigma factor sigD, chloroplastic, with amino-acid sequence MAITSICSSPTHSPTLPTISALKTHHPIQPHVPVSSSSAKFGSNLVSNDALLIAAAAQAVALARAASQAARDAVLAAAEAGEVWSGRESDIGLVRGVRRRRRRKWLEEKNGASWSSSSGSVKPRKLSPREEAELCLCLKEGARLEAARIRITEAQGREPSSKQLAKAIGMKRSVDKMLCDERESRERFARSYRRLVVSIAKGYQGKGLSFQDLIQEGSIGLLRGVEKFEPERGHKMSTYVYWWIKQAIIRAVANESRIVRLPGHICRMVARIAEARNLLSKRLGRLPTDNEIAEVLNVHTSTVRLVSERSRPPISLDQAVTDRGFMTLKEIISGSDETMPETMVKKQVMKQEVEKLLKTLNKREEHILRLRFGLNGEPPRSCEEIGWLLKLSRERIRQINRSALSKLQQTNTLDNLELYMYRCS; translated from the exons ATGGCCATCACCAGCATATGCTCATCCCCAACTCACTCCCCAACTCTCCCAACCATTTCAGCGCTCAAAACCCACCACCCTATCCAACCCCACGTACCAGTTTCCTCTTCTTCCGCCAAGTTTGGCTCAAATTTAGTCTCCAATGATGCATTACTCATTGCTGCGGCAGCCCAGGCGGTAGCACTTGCGCGTGCCGCCTCGCAGGCGGCCAGAGACGCTGTGTTGGCTGCAGCCGAGGCTGGTGAGGTTTGGAGTGGCAGAGAGAGTGATATTGGGTTGGTGAGGGgagtgaggaggaggagaaggagaaaatGGTTGGAGGAAAAAAATGGTGCAAGTTGGAGTAGTTCAAGTGGGTCGGTGAAGCCCAGGAAATTGAGCCCAAGAGAGGAGGCAGAGCTTTGTTTGTGCCTCAAG GAGGGAGCAAGACTAGAAGCGGCAAGAATAAGAATCACAGAAGCTCAAGGGCGTGAGCCATCCTCCAAACAGTTGGCCAAAGCCATAGGGATGAAAAGGAGTGTTGATAAGATGTTGTGTGATGAAAGAGAGTCACGGGAAAGGTTTGCCCGGAGCTACCGGAGACTGGTTGTCTCCATTGCCAAAGGTTACCAAGGCAAAGGATTAAGCTTCCAAGACCTCATTCAG GAAGGGAGCATTGGCCTTCTTAGAGGGGTGGAGAAATTTGAGCCAGAGAGAGGGCATAAGATGTCAACATATGTTTACTGGTGGATTAAGCAAGCTATTATTAGAGCTGTGGCAAATGAATCTAGAATAGTGAGACTACCG GGACACATATGCAGGATGGTAGCAAGAATTGCAGAAGCTAGAAACCTCTTGAGTAAAAGATTAGGGCGGCTGCCTACTGATAATGAAATTGCTGAAGTGCTCAATGTGCATACTTCGACTGTGAGGCTTGTTTCTGAGAGGAGCAGACCTCCCATTTCATTGGATCAAGCAGTAACCGATCGAGGTTTCATGACTCTCAAG GAGATCATATCAGGATCAGATGAAACAATGCCAGAAACAATGGTCAAGAAACAAGTAATGAAGCAAGAGGTGGAGAAACTTCTCAAGACACTCAATAAACGAGAAGAACATATATTGAGATTACGCTTTGGACTCAATGGAGAGCCACCTCGGTCCTGTGAGGAGATAGGATGGCTGCTAAAGCTTTCCAGGGAGAGGATTCGACAGATCAATCGCAGTGCACTGTCAAAGTTACAGCAGACAAATACTTTAGACAATCTAGAATTGTACATGTATAGATGTTCTTGA